From Erwinia pyri, a single genomic window includes:
- a CDS encoding D-cysteine desulfhydrase, translated as MSLHLLSSFPRLELLGSPTPLEHLPRLSDYLGRDIFIKRDDFTPVALGGNKLRKLEFLAADALRQGADVLLTAGAIQSNHVRQTAAVAAKLGLKCVALLENPIGTTSANYLSNGNRLMLELMDAEAIMVDALHDPNAQLEEQATRLEAQGFRPYIVPVGGSNALGALGYVECAQEIAHQSEGVVDFAAVVVASGSAGTHAGLAVGLEVLMPETELVGVTVSRKADEQRPKVVAIQQQLAASLELTASASVTLWDDYYGPQYGLPNEEGMEAIKLLARLEGIFLDPVYTGKAMAGLLDGITQNRFRREGPIVFVHTGGAPALFAYHPSV; from the coding sequence TTGTCCTTACATCTTTTATCTTCCTTTCCCAGGCTTGAGCTGTTGGGTTCACCCACGCCGCTGGAGCATCTGCCGCGCCTCTCTGATTATCTGGGCCGCGACATCTTTATCAAACGTGATGACTTCACCCCGGTTGCGCTCGGCGGCAATAAGCTGAGAAAACTGGAGTTCCTTGCGGCGGATGCGCTGCGTCAGGGGGCCGACGTGCTGCTGACGGCCGGTGCCATTCAGTCCAACCACGTGCGCCAGACGGCAGCGGTGGCCGCTAAACTCGGGCTGAAATGCGTTGCGCTGCTGGAAAACCCTATCGGCACTACCTCCGCAAACTACCTTTCCAACGGCAACCGCCTGATGCTGGAGCTGATGGATGCCGAAGCGATCATGGTGGATGCACTGCATGACCCCAATGCCCAGCTTGAAGAGCAGGCTACCCGCCTTGAAGCGCAGGGATTCCGTCCCTATATCGTGCCGGTCGGCGGCTCTAATGCCCTGGGCGCGCTCGGCTACGTGGAGTGCGCGCAGGAGATAGCGCATCAAAGCGAAGGCGTGGTCGACTTTGCGGCCGTGGTGGTCGCTTCGGGCAGTGCCGGTACCCATGCCGGTCTGGCCGTTGGCCTGGAAGTGCTGATGCCGGAGACCGAACTGGTTGGCGTTACCGTCTCACGCAAAGCTGACGAGCAGCGTCCGAAAGTGGTGGCGATCCAGCAACAGCTCGCCGCGTCGCTGGAGCTGACCGCTTCTGCGTCTGTCACACTGTGGGACGACTACTACGGGCCGCAGTATGGTTTACCGAATGAAGAGGGGATGGAGGCGATCAAGCTGCTGGCCCGCCTTGAAGGGATTTTCCTGGACCCGGTCTATACTGGCAAAGCGATGGCAGGTTTGCTCGACGGCATCACTCAGAACCGTTTCCGCCGCGAAGGGCCGATCGTTTTTGTGCATACCGGCGGGGCACCCGCGCTGTTTGCTTATCACCCTTCGGTATAA
- a CDS encoding acyltransferase family protein → MASGEKNEVLWINTLKGGCILLVVLHHTIITTFMPSLHYLSAGLLPAEMWVAFNKYLSPLRMPAFFFVSGLLAISAINKKSWGEVFTKKFSNILYLYILWGVIQWVSIYNISANLIGEKLSTAKNAAYAESPVEFIKLLVLSMTSLWYLYALAGYFVVAKLFHRQKMALIVAALLVNYATQFSLIPGWGPASVAQNFVYFLLGAFFSHYLVELSFMTRRNALILGALALTGLAHHAMGLYKNPFYCLLSIVFGIVLCRALNTRFNMAWLNWIGRNTLQIYVLHRIFIELLGLSVLTLAVKYSLFDNTAFSLIWALTLPVVAVFTCTVVSLLVWSLLNRGPGRALFLYPRLMRKPRPVPDIANS, encoded by the coding sequence ATGGCATCTGGCGAGAAAAATGAAGTCCTTTGGATTAATACGCTAAAGGGCGGCTGTATATTACTGGTGGTGCTGCATCACACCATCATCACCACGTTTATGCCTTCACTTCACTATCTCTCTGCGGGCCTGCTGCCGGCAGAAATGTGGGTCGCTTTTAATAAATATCTTTCCCCGCTGCGCATGCCGGCGTTCTTTTTTGTTTCTGGTTTACTGGCGATTAGCGCCATTAATAAGAAATCATGGGGAGAGGTTTTTACTAAAAAATTCAGCAATATTCTCTACCTCTATATTCTTTGGGGGGTGATCCAGTGGGTAAGCATTTATAATATTTCTGCCAACCTGATTGGGGAAAAACTCTCAACCGCCAAGAATGCCGCCTATGCCGAGTCGCCCGTTGAGTTTATCAAGCTGCTGGTACTCTCAATGACCAGCCTGTGGTATCTCTACGCGCTGGCGGGCTATTTTGTGGTAGCGAAACTTTTCCATCGCCAGAAAATGGCGTTGATCGTAGCGGCCCTGCTGGTCAACTACGCCACGCAGTTCAGCCTGATCCCCGGCTGGGGGCCAGCCAGCGTGGCGCAAAACTTTGTCTACTTCCTGCTGGGCGCCTTCTTCAGCCACTATCTGGTTGAGCTAAGCTTTATGACCCGCAGGAATGCGTTAATTCTTGGGGCCTTGGCGCTCACCGGTCTGGCGCATCATGCGATGGGCCTCTATAAAAATCCGTTCTACTGCCTGCTCTCTATTGTGTTTGGCATTGTCCTGTGCCGGGCGCTGAACACGCGCTTTAATATGGCCTGGCTTAACTGGATTGGCCGCAACACCCTGCAAATTTATGTGCTGCATCGCATTTTCATCGAACTGCTGGGCCTGAGCGTACTGACGCTGGCGGTGAAATACAGCCTGTTTGACAACACCGCATTCTCACTGATTTGGGCGCTGACGCTGCCAGTGGTTGCCGTCTTCACCTGCACTGTTGTGTCGTTGCTGGTCTGGTCGCTGCTTAATCGTGGCCCTGGCCGGGCGCTGTTTCTCTATCCCCGCTTAATGAGAAAACCGCGGCCTGTACCCGATATTGCCAATAGCTGA
- the tcyL gene encoding cystine ABC transporter permease codes for MQESLQLVLDSAPFLLKGALFTLQLSIGGMFFGLLLGFVLAMMRLSHFWPVSWLSRCYVSIFRGTPLIAQLFMIYYGLPQFGIELDPIPSAMIGLSLNTAAYASESLRGAIAAIERGQWEAAASIGMTRWQTLRRVVLPQAARTALPPLGNSFISLVKDTSLAATIQVPELFRQAQLITSRTLEVFTMYLAASLIYWVMATLLSMLQSRLEDRVNRQDKESK; via the coding sequence ATGCAGGAAAGTCTTCAACTGGTGCTGGATTCAGCACCTTTTTTATTAAAGGGTGCGCTCTTTACGCTTCAGCTGAGCATCGGCGGGATGTTCTTCGGCCTGCTGCTCGGCTTTGTTCTGGCCATGATGCGCCTGTCGCATTTCTGGCCGGTTTCATGGCTGTCACGCTGTTACGTCTCGATTTTTCGCGGTACACCATTGATCGCGCAGCTGTTTATGATCTACTACGGTCTGCCGCAGTTTGGCATTGAGCTGGATCCGATCCCCTCCGCGATGATTGGTCTTTCGCTGAACACCGCAGCCTATGCGTCTGAATCGCTGCGCGGCGCCATTGCCGCTATTGAGCGCGGCCAGTGGGAAGCGGCAGCCAGCATCGGCATGACGCGCTGGCAAACCCTGCGCCGGGTAGTTTTACCGCAGGCGGCCCGTACGGCTTTGCCGCCGTTGGGTAACAGCTTTATCAGTCTGGTAAAAGATACCTCGCTGGCCGCCACCATTCAGGTGCCGGAGTTGTTCCGTCAGGCTCAGCTCATTACCTCCCGTACGCTGGAGGTGTTCACCATGTATCTGGCTGCCTCGCTGATCTACTGGGTTATGGCAACGCTGCTTTCCATGCTGCAGAGCAGGCTGGAAGATCGCGTGAACCGTCAGGACAAGGAGTCAAAATGA
- the tcyN gene encoding L-cystine ABC transporter ATP-binding protein TcyN yields MSAIEVSKLVKQFNGQTVLHGIDLEVRSGEVVAIIGPSGSGKTTLLRSINLLEVPDSGTIQVGDIRIDAALGMHKQKEQVRRLRQQVGFVFQSFNLFPHRSVMENIIEGPTIVKREPKAEAVARARELLEKVGLQGKEESYPRKLSGGQQQRVAIARALAMRPEVILFDEPTSALDPELVGEVLNTIRSLAQEKRTMVIVTHEMSFARDVADRAIFMDQGRIVEQGDAKTLFTQPQHPRTRQFLEKFLNQ; encoded by the coding sequence ATGAGCGCGATTGAAGTCAGCAAGCTGGTGAAACAGTTTAACGGGCAGACGGTACTGCATGGCATCGATCTTGAAGTCAGGTCGGGCGAAGTGGTGGCGATTATCGGCCCAAGCGGATCGGGTAAAACCACCTTACTGCGCAGCATCAATCTGCTGGAAGTGCCGGATAGCGGGACGATCCAGGTGGGCGATATCAGAATTGACGCCGCGCTGGGCATGCATAAACAGAAAGAGCAGGTTCGTCGTCTCCGTCAGCAGGTGGGGTTTGTGTTCCAGAGCTTCAATCTCTTTCCTCATCGCTCGGTGATGGAGAACATCATTGAGGGGCCAACCATCGTCAAGCGTGAGCCGAAGGCAGAGGCGGTCGCCCGCGCCCGCGAGCTGCTTGAGAAAGTTGGCCTGCAGGGTAAAGAGGAGAGCTATCCGCGAAAACTCTCCGGTGGTCAGCAGCAGCGTGTAGCTATCGCCCGTGCGCTCGCTATGCGGCCTGAGGTGATCCTGTTTGATGAGCCTACCTCTGCGCTCGATCCTGAACTGGTGGGTGAGGTACTGAACACCATCCGCTCGCTGGCCCAGGAAAAGCGCACGATGGTGATCGTCACCCATGAGATGAGCTTTGCCCGTGATGTGGCAGACAGGGCGATCTTTATGGATCAGGGGCGGATTGTGGAGCAGGGCGATGCTAAAACGCTTTTCACCCAGCCGCAGCATCCGCGCACTCGTCAGTTTCTGGAAAAGTTTCTTAATCAATGA
- a CDS encoding RNA polymerase sigma factor FliA codes for MNDLYTADGVMDKNSLWQRYVPLVRHEALRLQVRLPASVELDDLLQAGGIGLLNAVERYDALQGTAFTTYAVQRIRGAMLDELRSRDWAPRSVRRNAREVAGAMHKVEQSLGRSATEQEVATSLDVSLEEYRQILLDTNNSQLFSYDEFREEHGDSAELVTDGHEEANPLHQLMEGNLRERVIEAIEALPDREKMVLTLYYQEELNLKEIGAVLEVGESRVSQLHSQAIKRLRARLTGAR; via the coding sequence GTGAACGATCTCTATACCGCCGATGGGGTGATGGACAAAAACTCGCTATGGCAGCGATATGTGCCGCTGGTGCGTCATGAAGCATTGCGCCTGCAGGTTCGACTACCAGCCAGCGTTGAACTGGATGATTTGCTGCAGGCCGGGGGGATTGGGCTGTTAAACGCCGTGGAGCGCTACGACGCGCTACAGGGCACAGCCTTTACCACCTATGCCGTACAGCGCATCCGTGGAGCGATGCTGGATGAACTGCGCAGTCGCGACTGGGCGCCTCGTAGCGTGCGTCGTAACGCACGTGAGGTGGCCGGAGCCATGCACAAGGTAGAACAGTCGCTTGGGCGATCGGCTACCGAACAGGAAGTGGCGACGTCTCTGGACGTCTCACTGGAAGAGTACCGGCAGATCCTGCTGGATACCAATAACAGCCAGCTGTTCTCCTATGACGAATTCCGGGAAGAACATGGCGACAGCGCAGAACTGGTAACGGATGGCCACGAAGAGGCAAACCCTCTTCATCAACTAATGGAAGGAAACCTGCGCGAGCGCGTCATTGAAGCGATCGAGGCTTTGCCCGACCGCGAAAAAATGGTGCTGACGCTCTATTACCAGGAAGAGCTGAATCTGAAAGAGATTGGCGCAGTGCTGGAGGTGGGAGAATCCCGCGTTAGCCAACTGCACAGTCAGGCGATAAAACGCCTGCGCGCCCGGTTAACGGGAGCGCGCTGA
- the fliZ gene encoding flagella biosynthesis regulatory protein FliZ, whose product MGSKTKMRPLSRYLKDYKHSQSNCSHCGKVLDRMALVFRGQIINKEAIARMDQLIDDQVWLKLQNELTALCRFCSDIFCNTHPNYFDIMAFKQYLFEQTEMSHSTIREYVVRLRRLDDMLSARNFPAEKLRGNSWHECLENDLPDAGNNNYRIALRKYDQFLGWQRT is encoded by the coding sequence ATGGGATCCAAAACAAAAATGAGGCCGTTAAGCCGTTATTTGAAAGACTACAAACACAGCCAGAGTAACTGTTCACATTGTGGCAAGGTACTGGACCGTATGGCGCTGGTGTTTCGCGGTCAGATAATAAACAAAGAGGCCATAGCCCGGATGGACCAGCTGATCGACGATCAGGTCTGGTTAAAACTTCAGAATGAACTCACGGCACTTTGCCGCTTCTGCAGTGACATCTTTTGCAATACGCATCCGAATTACTTTGACATCATGGCGTTCAAACAATATCTGTTCGAGCAGACCGAGATGAGCCACAGCACGATTCGCGAATATGTTGTTCGCCTGCGCCGTCTGGACGATATGCTGTCGGCGCGTAATTTCCCTGCTGAAAAATTGCGGGGCAATAGCTGGCATGAATGCCTGGAAAATGACTTACCGGATGCCGGTAACAACAACTATCGTATCGCTTTGCGCAAATATGACCAGTTTTTAGGCTGGCAGCGCACTTAG
- the putA gene encoding trifunctional transcriptional regulator/proline dehydrogenase/L-glutamate gamma-semialdehyde dehydrogenase, giving the protein MGTTTMGVKLDEATRERIKLAAGQIDRTPHWLIKQAIFNYLEQLEKGDALPEFPLQALSQEGEESLPEEQRQPFLHFAEHILPQSVARAAITSAWRRPETESVPMMLEQARLPAPLAQQTYRLAHQLAEKLRHQKGATGRAGMVQSLLQEFSLSSQEGVALMCLAEALLRIPDKPTRDALIRDKISNGNWQSHLGRSPSLFVNAATWGLLFTGRLVSTHNEANLSRSLNRIIGKSGEPLIRKGVDMAMRLMGEQFVTGETISEALANARKLEEKGFRYSYDMLGEAALTAQDAKAYLLSYQQAIHAIGKASNGRGIYEGPGISIKLSALHPRYSRAQYERVMTELYPILKSLTLLARSYDIGINIDAEEADRLELSLDLLEKLCFEPELEGWNGIGFVIQAYMKRCPAVIDALVDLAQRSRRRLMIRLVKGAYWDSEIKRAQMEGLEGYPVYTRKVYTDISYLACARKLLAAPNLIYPQFATHNAHTLAAIYQLAGNNYYPGQYEFQCLHGMGEPLYEQVVGKVADGKLNRPCRIYAPVGTHETLLAYLVRRLLENGANTSFVNRIADNTLAIEDLVADPVEEVEKMARVEGAVGLPHPKIPLPRELYGKKRPNSAGLDLANEHRLASLSSALLNSAIQPWQAGPMIEGEQEAGEALPVINPAEPTDIVGYVRHATENEVSTALDAAASAGPIWFATPPEERAAILERAAILMEGQMQRLLGILVREAGKTFSNAISEVREAVDFLHYYAGQVRDDFDNETHRPLGPVVCISPWNFPLAIFTGQIAAALAAGNSVLAKPAEQTPLIAAEAVALLHEAGVPVGALQLLPGLGETVGAQLTGDPRVRGVMFTGSTAVATLLQRNLAGRLDPQGRPTPLIAETGGMNAMIVDSSALTEQVVIDIVASAFDSAGQRCSALRLLCVQEDVADHTLKMLRGAMAECRMGNPERLSTDIGPVIDAEAKENIERHIQAMRSKGMTVYQAAWANPEESKEWQSGTFIQPTLIELGSVNDLDKEIFGPVLHVVRYKRNTLPQVIEQINASGYGLTLGVHTRIDETILQVTNHARVGNLYVNRNMVGAVVGVQPFGGEGLSGTGPKAGGPLYLYRLLSHRPDGALRVTLDRQDGVTPVDAALRPALLAPHQALTEWARNKPELAALCARFTELGQGGTVRLLPGPTGERNTFALLPRERVLCLADNEEDALVQLAAVTAVGSEAVWQADELHRALLKKLPAEVQKRIHLSPQPLANAEAFDAVIYHGDADQLREVCETVATREGAIVSVQGFARGETNLLLERLLIERSLSVNTAAAGGNASLMTIG; this is encoded by the coding sequence ATGGGCACAACCACCATGGGCGTAAAGCTGGATGAAGCCACGCGTGAGCGTATTAAGCTGGCTGCAGGCCAGATTGACCGCACCCCACACTGGCTGATCAAGCAGGCGATCTTTAACTATCTTGAGCAGCTGGAAAAAGGCGATGCCCTGCCTGAATTCCCGTTACAGGCACTGTCGCAGGAAGGGGAAGAGAGCTTGCCAGAGGAGCAGCGTCAGCCTTTTCTGCACTTTGCCGAGCACATTCTTCCGCAGTCCGTTGCCCGTGCGGCGATAACCTCCGCATGGCGCCGTCCGGAGACTGAATCGGTGCCGATGATGCTGGAGCAGGCACGCTTACCCGCTCCGCTTGCGCAGCAAACTTACCGCCTTGCCCACCAGCTTGCTGAGAAGCTCAGGCACCAAAAAGGTGCAACCGGACGCGCTGGCATGGTGCAAAGCCTGCTGCAGGAGTTCTCTCTCTCCTCGCAGGAAGGGGTGGCGCTGATGTGTCTGGCTGAAGCTTTGCTGCGTATTCCCGATAAACCTACCCGCGACGCGTTGATCCGCGACAAAATCAGCAACGGTAACTGGCAGTCTCACCTGGGACGCAGCCCTTCCCTGTTTGTCAACGCCGCGACCTGGGGCCTGCTCTTTACCGGTCGTCTGGTTTCCACCCATAACGAAGCGAACCTTTCCCGTTCGCTGAACCGCATCATCGGTAAAAGCGGCGAGCCGCTGATCCGCAAAGGTGTGGATATGGCGATGCGCCTGATGGGCGAACAGTTTGTGACCGGCGAAACCATCTCTGAAGCGCTGGCGAATGCCCGTAAGCTGGAAGAGAAAGGTTTCCGCTACTCTTATGACATGCTGGGTGAAGCGGCGCTGACCGCGCAGGATGCAAAAGCCTACCTGCTCTCTTATCAGCAGGCGATCCACGCCATCGGGAAAGCTTCTAACGGACGCGGCATTTATGAAGGGCCGGGCATTTCCATTAAACTCTCTGCCCTCCATCCCCGCTACAGCCGCGCGCAGTATGAACGCGTGATGACCGAGCTCTATCCGATCCTGAAATCGTTAACGCTGCTGGCGCGCTCTTACGACATCGGCATCAATATTGATGCGGAAGAAGCGGATCGTCTGGAGCTGTCGCTGGATCTGCTGGAGAAACTCTGCTTTGAGCCGGAGCTGGAAGGCTGGAACGGCATCGGCTTTGTGATTCAGGCGTACATGAAGCGCTGCCCGGCGGTGATTGATGCGCTGGTAGACCTGGCGCAGCGCAGCCGCCGCCGCCTGATGATCCGCCTGGTGAAAGGCGCCTACTGGGACAGTGAAATCAAACGCGCTCAGATGGAAGGCCTGGAAGGCTACCCGGTTTATACCCGTAAGGTCTATACCGATATCTCTTATCTGGCCTGCGCGCGCAAACTCCTTGCGGCGCCCAATCTGATTTATCCGCAGTTCGCCACCCATAACGCCCACACGCTGGCCGCTATCTATCAGCTGGCGGGCAACAACTACTATCCTGGCCAGTATGAGTTCCAGTGCCTTCACGGCATGGGTGAACCGCTGTATGAGCAGGTGGTAGGTAAAGTGGCTGACGGTAAATTAAACCGCCCTTGCCGTATTTACGCTCCGGTGGGCACCCATGAAACGCTGCTCGCTTACCTGGTTCGTCGTCTGCTGGAAAACGGCGCGAATACTTCCTTCGTGAACCGCATTGCCGATAACACCCTGGCGATTGAGGATCTGGTGGCCGATCCGGTGGAAGAGGTAGAGAAAATGGCGCGGGTTGAAGGAGCCGTTGGCTTACCGCACCCTAAAATTCCTCTGCCCCGCGAGCTTTACGGCAAAAAACGGCCGAACTCTGCCGGGTTGGATCTCGCTAACGAACATCGCCTGGCCTCGCTCTCCAGCGCCCTGCTCAACAGTGCTATTCAGCCGTGGCAGGCAGGCCCGATGATTGAGGGTGAGCAGGAAGCGGGTGAAGCGCTGCCGGTGATCAACCCGGCCGAGCCGACCGATATTGTGGGCTATGTTCGCCACGCTACTGAAAATGAAGTGTCAACCGCGCTGGATGCCGCGGCGAGTGCAGGCCCGATCTGGTTTGCTACGCCGCCAGAAGAGCGCGCCGCCATTCTGGAACGCGCCGCTATTCTGATGGAGGGCCAGATGCAGCGGCTGCTGGGTATTCTGGTGCGCGAAGCGGGTAAAACTTTCAGCAATGCAATTTCTGAAGTGCGTGAAGCGGTGGATTTCCTGCATTACTACGCGGGCCAGGTACGCGATGACTTTGATAACGAAACGCACCGTCCGCTTGGCCCGGTGGTCTGCATCAGCCCGTGGAACTTCCCGCTGGCTATCTTCACCGGCCAGATTGCCGCCGCGCTGGCCGCAGGGAACAGCGTGCTGGCTAAACCAGCCGAGCAGACGCCGCTGATCGCAGCCGAAGCGGTGGCGCTGCTTCACGAGGCAGGCGTTCCGGTTGGCGCACTGCAGCTGTTGCCGGGCCTGGGTGAAACTGTTGGCGCGCAGCTGACTGGCGATCCACGCGTGCGTGGCGTGATGTTCACCGGTTCTACCGCTGTCGCCACTCTGTTGCAGCGTAACCTTGCCGGCCGCCTTGATCCGCAGGGTCGTCCTACCCCGCTGATTGCCGAAACCGGTGGAATGAACGCGATGATCGTTGACTCCTCGGCCCTGACCGAGCAGGTGGTGATTGATATCGTCGCCTCGGCGTTCGACAGCGCCGGACAACGCTGCTCCGCGCTGCGCCTGCTCTGCGTGCAGGAAGACGTGGCTGACCACACGCTGAAAATGCTGCGTGGCGCAATGGCTGAATGCCGTATGGGCAACCCTGAGCGTCTCTCTACGGATATTGGTCCGGTTATCGATGCGGAAGCGAAAGAGAATATCGAACGTCATATCCAGGCGATGCGCAGTAAAGGCATGACCGTTTACCAGGCCGCCTGGGCCAACCCGGAAGAGAGTAAAGAGTGGCAGAGCGGCACCTTTATTCAGCCCACGCTGATTGAGCTGGGTAGCGTCAATGACCTCGATAAGGAGATCTTTGGTCCGGTGCTGCACGTGGTGCGCTACAAGCGCAACACCCTGCCGCAGGTTATTGAGCAGATCAATGCCTCCGGTTATGGCCTGACGCTGGGCGTGCATACCCGCATCGACGAAACCATTCTTCAGGTTACTAACCACGCTCGCGTGGGTAACCTCTACGTTAACCGCAATATGGTCGGTGCGGTGGTGGGCGTGCAGCCGTTTGGTGGCGAAGGTCTCTCTGGCACCGGTCCGAAAGCGGGTGGACCGCTCTACCTCTATCGTCTGCTGTCGCACCGTCCGGATGGTGCGCTGCGCGTAACGCTGGATCGTCAGGATGGCGTGACGCCGGTTGATGCTGCGCTGCGTCCCGCTCTGCTGGCACCGCATCAGGCTTTAACAGAGTGGGCAAGAAACAAGCCGGAGCTGGCTGCGCTGTGCGCACGCTTTACCGAGCTGGGCCAGGGCGGCACCGTCCGCCTGTTACCTGGCCCCACGGGCGAACGTAACACCTTTGCCCTGCTGCCAAGAGAGCGCGTGCTCTGCCTGGCGGATAACGAAGAGGATGCGCTGGTTCAGCTGGCTGCGGTTACTGCCGTAGGCAGTGAAGCGGTCTGGCAGGCTGATGAGCTGCATCGCGCCCTGCTGAAGAAACTGCCTGCTGAGGTGCAGAAGCGTATTCATTTGAGTCCGCAGCCTCTGGCCAATGCTGAAGCGTTTGACGCGGTGATCTATCATGGCGATGCCGATCAGCTGCGTGAAGTCTGCGAAACTGTAGCGACGCGTGAAGGGGCGATCGTCTCGGTACAGGGCTTTGCCCGCGGTGAGACCAATCTGCTGCTGGAACGTCTGCTTATTGAACGTTCGCTCAGCGTCAACACCGCGGCGGCAGGCGGTAATGCCAGCCTGATGACCATCGGCTAA
- the tcyJ gene encoding cystine ABC transporter substrate-binding protein — translation MNFSLVRRRLAMGAMSLALVAGFSLNAFAADENLLNKVKERGSLLVGLEGTYPPFSFQDENGKLAGFEVDFATALAQHLGVKASLKPTKWDGMLASLDSKRIDVVINQVTISDERKKKYDFSTPYTVSGIQALTKKENAASITKADDLKGKKVGVGLGTNYEQWVRANVKDVDIRTYDDDPTKYQDLRVGRIDAILVDRLAALDLVKKTGDTLAAAGPAFSRQESGVALRKGNAQLLDAINKAIAEMQKDGTMAKLSEKWFGADVTK, via the coding sequence ATGAATTTCTCTCTGGTACGTCGCCGTCTGGCGATGGGCGCTATGTCACTGGCGCTGGTGGCTGGCTTTTCGCTCAACGCCTTTGCGGCAGATGAAAACCTGCTGAACAAAGTAAAAGAGCGCGGCTCGCTGCTGGTTGGCCTGGAAGGCACCTATCCGCCCTTCAGTTTTCAGGATGAAAACGGCAAGCTGGCCGGTTTTGAAGTCGATTTTGCCACTGCGCTGGCGCAGCACCTTGGCGTGAAGGCGAGCCTGAAACCCACCAAATGGGACGGCATGCTCGCCTCGCTGGACTCCAAACGCATCGATGTGGTGATTAACCAGGTCACCATCTCTGACGAGCGTAAGAAGAAGTATGACTTCTCCACCCCCTACACCGTTTCCGGTATTCAGGCGTTAACCAAAAAAGAGAATGCGGCAAGCATCACCAAAGCCGACGATCTGAAAGGGAAAAAAGTGGGCGTTGGTCTTGGCACCAACTATGAGCAGTGGGTGCGTGCCAATGTTAAAGATGTGGATATCCGCACTTATGATGATGACCCAACTAAATATCAGGATCTGCGCGTAGGTCGTATTGATGCGATTCTGGTTGACCGCCTGGCGGCGCTGGATCTGGTTAAGAAAACCGGCGATACGCTGGCAGCGGCTGGCCCGGCATTCTCTCGTCAGGAGTCCGGCGTGGCGCTGCGTAAAGGTAACGCCCAGCTGCTGGACGCCATCAATAAAGCCATTGCAGAGATGCAGAAAGATGGCACGATGGCTAAACTCTCTGAAAAATGGTTTGGCGCGGACGTAACTAAATAA
- a CDS encoding acyltransferase family protein, translating to MNNSNKKEIAWVNSLKGACILLVVLYHVVLPGYAEMMTHLTAGFLPAKLWVAFNNYLSPLRMPAFFFVSGLLAANAIVNRAWKQVFTSRVTNLFYLYFLWGVIQWLMINGVSGEIMGDHLSDNINAAWAATPLEFIKLMLLAMSSSWYLYALGLFFLFAKLFRKQKGLMLLVAIALNYAATVKAIPGWGPESLSQYFIFFLFGTFYSSTMMRWSEWHRSNIVPWTILGALTAVHALMGMPESLFLCVIAILCCIALFRMLNHYFSMRWLNWIGKNTLQIYVLHRIFIEFFGMSAILFAISHNLFASKAFSLLWAVGFPIAMVVVCAGCSVGIWTLLNRGVGKNLFIYPKLLRMKLNVQS from the coding sequence ATGAATAATAGCAATAAGAAAGAAATTGCCTGGGTGAACAGCCTGAAAGGCGCCTGCATTTTGTTAGTGGTTTTATATCACGTTGTACTACCAGGTTATGCTGAAATGATGACCCATTTAACCGCCGGATTTCTCCCGGCGAAATTATGGGTCGCTTTTAATAACTATCTCTCTCCGCTGCGAATGCCGGCATTTTTCTTTGTTTCCGGTCTGCTGGCAGCCAACGCTATCGTCAACCGTGCCTGGAAACAGGTCTTTACCAGCCGCGTCACTAATCTGTTCTATCTCTATTTTTTATGGGGAGTGATCCAGTGGCTGATGATTAACGGCGTCTCTGGCGAAATCATGGGGGATCACCTCTCTGATAACATCAATGCCGCCTGGGCTGCCACGCCGCTGGAGTTCATAAAGCTGATGCTGCTGGCAATGAGCTCCTCCTGGTATCTCTATGCACTGGGTCTGTTCTTCCTGTTTGCCAAGCTGTTCCGCAAGCAGAAAGGGCTGATGCTGCTGGTGGCGATAGCGCTGAACTACGCGGCGACCGTGAAGGCTATCCCGGGATGGGGGCCGGAAAGTCTGTCGCAGTACTTTATCTTCTTCCTGTTTGGCACCTTCTACAGCAGCACCATGATGCGCTGGAGCGAATGGCATCGCAGCAATATAGTGCCCTGGACAATCCTGGGCGCACTGACCGCGGTGCATGCCCTGATGGGAATGCCAGAAAGCCTGTTCCTCTGCGTGATCGCCATTCTCTGCTGCATTGCGCTCTTCAGAATGTTGAACCACTACTTCAGCATGCGCTGGCTGAACTGGATCGGCAAAAATACGCTGCAGATCTACGTGCTGCATCGCATCTTCATTGAGTTCTTCGGCATGTCAGCCATTCTGTTCGCCATCAGCCACAATCTGTTTGCCAGCAAAGCGTTCTCTCTGCTGTGGGCGGTGGGCTTCCCGATTGCGATGGTGGTGGTCTGTGCTGGCTGCTCGGTAGGGATCTGGACGTTGCTGAACCGTGGCGTGGGGAAAAATCTGTTTATCTACCCGAAACTGCTGCGCATGAAACTGAACGTGCAGTCTTAA